From Serinus canaria isolate serCan28SL12 chromosome 26, serCan2020, whole genome shotgun sequence, one genomic window encodes:
- the CTSE gene encoding cathepsin E gives MEYFGQISIGTPPQNFTVVFDTGSSNLWVPSVYCVSKACTGHTRFQPTQSSTYQVVGTPFSIQYGTGSLTGIIGADQVAVEGLAVSNQQFAESISEPGKAFLDAEFDGILGLAYPSLAVDGVTPVFDNMMAQNLVELPLFSVYMSSNPDSPQGGEVLFGGYDTSRFTGTLNWVPVTQQGYWQIQLDNVQVGGTETFCANGCQAIVDTGTSLIVGPTKEIKKLQKLIGAVSVDGEYAVECSNLSMMPDVTFTINGLPYTLSAQAYILVEEADDMAFCTSGFQGSNIPPPAGPLWILGDVFIRQFYSVFDRGNNMVGLAPAVP, from the exons ATGGAGTATTTTGGGCAGATCTCCATCGGGACACCCCCCCAGAATTTCACCGTGGTGTTCGACACGGGCTCCTCCAACCTCTGGGTGCCTTCTGTCTACTGTGTCAGCAAAGCCTGCA ctgggcacaccAGGTTCCAGCCAACCCAGTCCAGCACCTACCAGGTGGTAGGGACCCCCTTCTCCATCCAGTACGGCACCGGGAGCCTGACGGGGATCATCGGAGCCGACCAAGTAGCC gtcGAGGGTCTGGCCGTGAGCAACCAGCAGTTTGCAGAGAGTATCAGTGAGCCGGGAAAAGCCTTCCTGGATGCTGAATTCGATGGGATCCTGGGGCTGGCTTATCCCTCCCTGGCCGTGGATGGGGTCACCCCTGTCTTCGACAACATGATGGCCCAAAATTTGGTGGAGCTGCCCCTTTTCTCCGTCTACATGAGCTC gaaccCTGACTCTCCCCAGGGAGGAGAGGTGCTTTTTGGGGGCTATGACACCTCCCGCTTCACAGGCACCCTGAACTGGGTGCCAGTCACCCAGCAGGGCTACTGGCAGATCCAGCTGGACAA CGTCCAGGTGGGTGGGACAGAGACCTTCTGTGCCAACGGCTGCCAGGCCATCGTGGACACCGGGACGTCGCTCATCGTGGGTCCCACCAAGGAGAtcaaaaaactgcaaaaactCATTGGGGCTGTGTCTGTGGATGGAGAG TATGCCGTGGAGTGCAGCAACCTCAGCATGATGCCTGACGTGACCTTCACCATCAACGGGTTGCCCTACACACTCAGCGCCCAGGCTTACATCCTTGTG GAGGAGGCTGATGACATGGCCTTCTGCACCAGCGGCTTCCAGGGCAGCAACATCCCCCCTCCTGCAGGACCCCTCTGGATTTTGGGAGATGTTTTCATCCGTCAGTTCTACTCTGTCTTCGACCGTGGGAATAACATGGTGGGGTTGGCCCCTGCTGTCCCTTAG